The following proteins are co-located in the Fuscovulum ytuae genome:
- a CDS encoding AbrB/MazE/SpoVT family DNA-binding domain-containing protein yields the protein MQVAKWGNSLAVRLPAELVRELGLKEGDQIDLVKDDGQVRVRRLARADEVLTGLRRFRGKLPAAGRLSRDDAHER from the coding sequence ATGCAGGTCGCAAAATGGGGCAACTCGCTTGCCGTCCGTTTACCCGCTGAGCTTGTCCGGGAACTTGGCCTCAAGGAAGGCGATCAGATCGACCTGGTCAAGGACGACGGCCAGGTCAGAGTCCGTCGTCTGGCGCGCGCGGATGAGGTGCTGACGGGTCTGCGCCGCTTCCGGGGCAAGCTGCCCGCTGCGGGACGCCTGAGCCGCGATGACGCGCATGAGCGCTGA